One Euwallacea similis isolate ESF13 chromosome 16, ESF131.1, whole genome shotgun sequence DNA segment encodes these proteins:
- the LOC136414005 gene encoding uncharacterized protein — MSFCINCQKNIIEMASENVQVFSPKQAILQRSASVAHISPPSLASLSLRDTKSFTGNINDIKAQYHRVIEKINGNDQEIRYCGGIETRDLYNNHTIIVKREDLLHKGKIYGINDIAYYWKKDFRMWLWKNTYEERKNKSVGDHFKSHLIKN, encoded by the exons ATGTCGTTTTGCATcaattgtcaaaaaaatatcatagaaATGGCATCCgaaaatgtacaagtttttAGCCCCAAGCAGGCCATATTGCAGCGATCAGCTTCGGTTGCACACATTTCTCCGCCCAGTCTCGCAAGTCTAAGTTTACGTGATACGAAGTCGTTTACTGGCAATATAAACGATATCAAAGCCCAGTATCACAGAGTCATCGAAAAG ATCAATGGAAATGATCAAGAAATTCGATACTGTGGTGGAATAGAAACCCGCGATCTTTATAATAACCACACCATTATAGTTAAGAGAGAAGATCTTTTACACAAAGGGAAAATTTACGGTATCAATGACATTGCCTACTATTGGAAAAAGGACTTCAGAATGTGGCTATGGAAGAATACCTATGAAGagagaaaaaacaaatctGTCGGCGATCACTTTAAGTCACATTTGATTAAGAATTAA